A window of Nitrososphaerales archaeon contains these coding sequences:
- a CDS encoding 50S ribosomal protein L1, which yields MVTLNEITEMIKKARERVEKKNFTQSVELTITLKDIDVKKGFSLNEVVSLPHPSSIKSTVCVIGSGDMTLRAKKANADRIIESDELDRLGSNKRNAKKLVRSYDFFIADTALMPTVGKTLGQYLGPRGKMATPMPFNAPIENMLERFRSSVRVRSKSQLNVSCKIGDESMSDAELAENAQTVIGAIEKKLPNGDKNIRNTMVKLTMGKIVKLAEIKVT from the coding sequence ATGGTTACGCTTAACGAAATTACCGAAATGATCAAGAAGGCGAGAGAGAGGGTGGAGAAGAAGAACTTTACCCAGTCAGTTGAACTTACGATTACATTGAAGGATATTGATGTTAAGAAAGGGTTTTCCTTGAATGAGGTAGTTAGCCTTCCGCATCCCTCTAGCATCAAGTCTACCGTGTGTGTAATAGGCTCTGGAGATATGACTTTAAGGGCCAAGAAAGCGAATGCAGATAGAATCATCGAATCAGATGAATTGGACAGGTTAGGTTCTAACAAGAGAAACGCAAAGAAACTAGTTAGATCGTACGATTTCTTTATTGCCGATACGGCCTTGATGCCAACCGTAGGTAAGACGCTTGGTCAGTACCTAGGTCCTAGGGGAAAGATGGCTACACCAATGCCTTTTAACGCCCCAATAGAAAACATGCTGGAACGCTTTAGGAGCTCCGTACGAGTGAGATCGAAGTCACAGTTGAATGTATCGTGCAAGATAGGCGACGAAAGTATGAGTGATGCTGAATTGGCTGAAAATGCGCAGACAGTTATAGGTGCTATTGAAAAGAAACTACCTAACGGTGATAAGAACATAAGAAATACAATGGTAAAACTTACGATGGGTAAGATTGTCAAGTTGGCGGAAATAAAGGTGACCTAG